One Comamonas endophytica DNA window includes the following coding sequences:
- a CDS encoding glutamine synthetase family protein: MASFVDRFGLFTAEQELRAREVAERIAADQLELVRFAFADQHGVLRGKTLVASEAISALRSGVNMTSTLLAKDTAHKTVFPVFSAGGGFDFAGMQGGADFTMVADPATFRVLPWARKTGWLLCDTYMADGTPSPLGTRQILQRAVREMQELGYDFIAGLEVEFHVFRSEEKNLALAHSGQPGLPPGVSLLSHGYQYLTEQRYDGLDDTMELLRSTLVALGLPLRSLEVEMGPSQLELTFGPTAGVMPADLMMLLRSAVKQVCARNGLHATFMCRPRIPNVCSSGWHLHQSLQARGSGSNAFMPGQEGQALSPLGMHYLGGLLEHGAASTLLASPTINGYRRFRAHSLAPDRAAWGRDNRGAMLRVLGGPGDKGSRIENRVGEPTANPYLYLASQLFSGMDGMRRQLDPGASADVPYETPAERLPRSLPDAMARLKADAYLCERLGERFVNYYCHIKQAEIDRFNLEVSEWEHREYFDLF; encoded by the coding sequence ATGGCGAGTTTTGTCGACCGTTTCGGCCTGTTCACGGCCGAACAGGAGCTTCGCGCGCGCGAAGTGGCCGAGCGCATTGCCGCCGACCAGCTCGAGCTGGTGCGCTTCGCGTTTGCCGACCAGCACGGCGTGCTGCGCGGCAAGACCCTCGTCGCCAGCGAGGCCATCTCGGCGCTGCGCTCGGGCGTGAACATGACCAGCACGCTGCTGGCCAAGGACACCGCGCACAAGACGGTGTTCCCGGTCTTCAGCGCCGGCGGCGGCTTCGACTTCGCCGGCATGCAGGGCGGGGCGGACTTCACCATGGTCGCCGACCCGGCCACCTTCCGCGTGCTGCCCTGGGCGCGCAAGACCGGCTGGCTGCTGTGCGACACCTACATGGCCGACGGCACGCCCTCGCCGCTGGGCACGCGCCAGATCCTGCAGCGCGCGGTGCGCGAGATGCAGGAGCTGGGCTATGACTTCATCGCCGGGCTGGAGGTCGAATTCCATGTGTTCCGCAGCGAAGAGAAGAACCTGGCGCTGGCGCACTCGGGCCAGCCCGGCCTGCCGCCGGGCGTGAGCCTGCTGTCGCATGGCTACCAGTACCTGACCGAGCAGCGCTACGACGGCCTGGACGACACGATGGAGCTGCTGCGCTCGACGCTGGTCGCGCTGGGCCTGCCGCTGCGCTCGCTGGAAGTCGAGATGGGGCCGAGCCAGCTCGAGCTGACCTTCGGGCCGACGGCGGGCGTGATGCCGGCCGACCTGATGATGCTGCTGCGCAGCGCCGTCAAGCAGGTCTGCGCGCGCAACGGCCTGCACGCGACCTTCATGTGCCGCCCGCGCATTCCCAATGTCTGCTCCAGCGGCTGGCACCTGCACCAGTCGCTGCAGGCGCGCGGCTCGGGAAGCAATGCCTTCATGCCCGGGCAGGAGGGCCAGGCGCTGAGCCCGCTGGGCATGCATTACCTCGGCGGCCTGCTCGAGCATGGCGCGGCCTCGACGCTGCTGGCCAGCCCGACCATCAACGGCTACCGGCGCTTTCGCGCGCATTCGCTCGCGCCCGACCGCGCCGCCTGGGGGCGCGACAACCGCGGCGCGATGCTGCGCGTGCTCGGCGGCCCGGGCGACAAGGGCAGCCGCATCGAGAACCGCGTGGGCGAGCCCACGGCCAATCCCTATCTGTACCTGGCCTCTCAGCTGTTCTCGGGCATGGACGGCATGCGCCGCCAGCTCGATCCCGGCGCCTCGGCCGACGTTCCCTACGAGACGCCGGCCGAGCGCCTGCCGCGCTCGCTGCCCGATGCGATGGCGCGGCTCAAGGCCGATGCCTACCTCTGCGAGCGGCTGGGCGAGCGCTTCGTCAACTACTACTGCCATATCAAGCAGGCGGAAATCGACCGCTTCAACCTCGAGGTCAGCGAGTGGGAACACCGCGAGTACTTCGATCTCTTCTGA
- a CDS encoding 2Fe-2S iron-sulfur cluster-binding protein, with product MPAIHYLLQDGSTRTIDAPLGRSVMEVAILNNVRGIDAECGGCCSCATCHVYVDEDFIDRLPAPDEMEEELLDGVASERRRGSRLSCQIMVDAALDGLTVQVPASQS from the coding sequence ATGCCAGCCATCCACTACCTGCTGCAAGACGGCAGCACCCGCACCATCGACGCGCCCCTGGGGCGCAGCGTGATGGAGGTCGCCATCCTCAACAACGTGCGCGGCATCGATGCCGAATGCGGCGGCTGCTGCTCCTGCGCGACCTGCCATGTCTACGTGGACGAAGACTTCATCGACCGGCTGCCCGCGCCCGACGAGATGGAGGAGGAACTGCTCGATGGCGTGGCCAGCGAGCGCCGCCGCGGCAGCCGCCTGAGCTGCCAGATCATGGTCGATGCCGCACTGGACGGGTTGACCGTGCAGGTGCCGGCAAGCCAGTCCTGA
- a CDS encoding ABC transporter substrate-binding protein, with protein MKAPRFLAALSLIGMACAAPALANDAVRVGMIATYSGPYADYGRQFDAGVALYLKESGGLLGGRKAEIIRKDTGGPAPDASKRIAQELIVRDKVQFLTGLDFSPNAYAIAPLVTQAKIPTLVMNASSSAITTSSPYIARVSFTVQQVSDPMARWMLRNGINEAYTVVADYASGTDAHGAFEKAFTAGGGRIVGSVRTPMNNPDFSAYVQRIKDAKPKAVFFFFPSGVMPPAFLKVWKERGMAEAGIQLFATGEATDDSYMDVTGDVAKDLMTSHHYSYDHASAKNRKFVADFEKEFGTKMRPSYFAVAAYDAMAAMDQALKKTGGNAGGDAVMAALKGLQLESPRGPIEIDAQTRDIVQTVYIRKAELKNGKWVNVEIDKVERVKDPAKESK; from the coding sequence ATGAAAGCCCCTCGTTTCCTTGCCGCGCTGTCGTTGATCGGCATGGCCTGCGCGGCCCCGGCCCTGGCCAATGACGCGGTGCGCGTCGGCATGATCGCCACCTATTCGGGGCCGTACGCGGACTACGGCCGCCAGTTCGACGCCGGCGTGGCGCTGTACCTCAAGGAAAGCGGCGGGCTGCTGGGTGGCAGGAAGGCGGAGATCATCAGGAAGGACACCGGCGGCCCCGCGCCCGATGCCAGCAAGCGCATCGCGCAGGAGCTGATCGTGCGCGACAAGGTGCAGTTCCTCACCGGCCTCGACTTCAGCCCCAACGCCTACGCGATCGCACCGCTCGTGACGCAGGCCAAGATCCCCACGCTGGTGATGAACGCCTCGTCGTCGGCCATCACCACCAGCTCGCCCTACATCGCGCGCGTGTCCTTCACGGTGCAGCAGGTGTCGGACCCGATGGCGCGCTGGATGCTGCGCAATGGCATCAACGAGGCCTACACCGTGGTTGCCGACTACGCCTCGGGCACCGACGCGCACGGCGCGTTCGAGAAGGCTTTCACCGCGGGCGGCGGCAGGATCGTCGGCAGCGTGCGCACGCCGATGAACAACCCCGACTTCTCGGCCTACGTGCAGCGCATCAAGGACGCCAAGCCCAAGGCGGTGTTCTTCTTCTTCCCCTCGGGCGTGATGCCCCCGGCCTTCCTCAAGGTCTGGAAGGAGCGCGGCATGGCCGAGGCCGGCATCCAGCTGTTCGCCACCGGCGAGGCCACCGACGACAGCTACATGGACGTGACCGGCGACGTGGCGAAGGACCTAATGACCAGCCACCACTACTCCTACGACCATGCCTCGGCCAAGAACCGCAAGTTCGTCGCCGACTTCGAGAAGGAATTCGGCACGAAGATGCGCCCGAGCTACTTCGCCGTCGCCGCCTACGACGCGATGGCGGCCATGGACCAGGCGCTGAAGAAGACCGGCGGCAACGCGGGCGGCGACGCGGTGATGGCAGCGCTCAAGGGCCTGCAGCTCGAGAGCCCGCGCGGCCCGATCGAGATCGACGCGCAGACGCGCGACATCGTGCAGACGGTCTACATCCGCAAGGCCGAGCTGAAGAACGGCAAGTGGGTCAACGTCGAGATCGACAAGGTCGAGCGCGTCAAGGACCCGGCCAAGGAATCCAAGTAA
- a CDS encoding NAD(P)/FAD-dependent oxidoreductase: MTAGLLIIGASYAGMQLADAARAKGYTGPITLIGDEAAAPYQRPPLSKGLLLGKQTPEGLTIRAPAYFAEQRIQLRLQVRAEAIDRVARRVTLHGGEQLPYEWLVLATGARSRPLPVPGGDLPGAYGLRSLDDALAIDAMARTARRVCVIGGGFIGLETASALRTRGLEVDVVEAGAQLLGRVVPPEVSDYFARLHTEQGVRLHCSAVVEALQPGADGRVAAVLLADGRRLDCDAVVVGIGVLANDELAQAAGLPCAQGVLVDACGRTPDPWILAAGDCARFPNPFGADPAQPLRLESIQAANDLARAAASVIAGRPEPYQAVPWFWSDQYASKLQIAGLGLPGDLRVLRGELEQGRFSLFLLRAGRVVCVHSVNRPAEHLLARKLIESRVQADAAALADPDFALKSLLEPGPAAALPA; encoded by the coding sequence ATGACAGCCGGCCTGCTCATCATCGGCGCCTCCTACGCGGGCATGCAGCTCGCGGACGCGGCGCGCGCCAAGGGCTATACCGGGCCGATCACGCTGATCGGCGACGAAGCCGCGGCGCCGTACCAGCGCCCGCCGCTGTCCAAGGGCCTGCTGCTGGGCAAGCAGACGCCCGAGGGCCTGACGATCCGCGCGCCCGCCTATTTCGCGGAGCAGCGCATCCAGCTTCGGCTGCAGGTGCGCGCCGAAGCCATCGACCGCGTAGCGCGCCGCGTCACGCTCCACGGCGGGGAACAGCTGCCCTATGAATGGCTGGTGCTCGCCACCGGCGCGCGCAGCCGCCCGCTGCCTGTGCCGGGCGGCGACCTGCCCGGCGCATACGGGCTGCGCAGCCTCGACGATGCGCTGGCCATCGATGCGATGGCGCGCACCGCGCGGCGCGTATGCGTGATCGGCGGCGGCTTCATCGGCCTGGAGACCGCCAGCGCGCTGCGCACGCGCGGCCTCGAAGTCGACGTGGTCGAGGCCGGTGCGCAGCTGCTGGGCCGCGTCGTGCCGCCCGAGGTATCCGACTATTTCGCGCGCCTGCACACCGAGCAGGGCGTGCGGCTGCATTGCAGCGCCGTGGTCGAGGCGCTGCAGCCCGGCGCCGACGGGCGCGTGGCCGCGGTGCTGCTGGCCGACGGCCGCCGGCTGGACTGCGACGCGGTCGTGGTCGGCATCGGCGTGCTGGCCAATGACGAGCTGGCGCAGGCCGCGGGCCTGCCCTGCGCGCAGGGCGTGCTGGTCGATGCCTGCGGGCGCACGCCCGACCCGTGGATCCTCGCCGCGGGCGACTGCGCGCGCTTTCCCAACCCCTTCGGCGCCGATCCGGCGCAGCCGCTGCGCCTGGAATCGATACAGGCGGCCAACGACCTGGCGCGCGCCGCGGCCAGCGTCATTGCCGGCCGGCCCGAGCCCTACCAGGCCGTGCCCTGGTTCTGGAGCGACCAGTACGCGAGCAAGCTGCAGATCGCGGGCCTGGGCCTGCCCGGCGACCTGCGCGTGCTGCGCGGCGAGCTGGAGCAGGGCCGCTTCAGCCTGTTCCTGCTGCGCGCCGGCCGCGTCGTCTGCGTGCACAGCGTCAACCGCCCGGCCGAGCATCTGTTGGCACGGAAGTTGATTGAATCCCGGGTGCAGGCCGACGCCGCGGCGCTGGCCGATCCCGACTTCGCGCTCAAGTCGCTGCTCGAGCCCGGCCCGGCGGCTGCGCTGCCGGCGTGA
- a CDS encoding aromatic ring-hydroxylating dioxygenase subunit alpha yields the protein MISAEQNDLMTRVGPQAPAGKLLRRYWQPVALVDELEGERPVRAVRLMGQDFVLFRDENGQLGMLDRDCPHRGADLAYGRLEGGGLRCPFHGWLFDVKGTCLETPAEPVTSKLCSRIRQSAYPVVERSGIIFAYIGQGEPPAFPEFDCFVAPGTHTFAFKGLFECNWLQALEVGIDPAHASYLHRFFEDEDTSDSYGKQFRGASADSQMPITQVLREYDRPTIEVQPVDFGLRLTALRELDDTQTHVRVTNVVFPQAFVIPMSAEMTISQWHVPVDDENCYWYAIFTSFTGPVDKQQMRDQRLELYELPDYTSRKNRRNNYGYSVSEQHSQTYTGMGMDINVHDQWAIESQGRIQDRTREHLGTTDKGIVAFRRMLVKAIENTLAGTGEIPLQIDAEQARAFSGPPSIDGISATSAAARYCEDADLKRRQGSDWASARLKTN from the coding sequence GTGATCAGTGCAGAACAAAACGATTTGATGACCCGCGTTGGACCCCAGGCCCCTGCCGGCAAGCTGCTGCGCCGCTACTGGCAACCCGTGGCCCTGGTGGACGAACTCGAAGGCGAGCGGCCGGTGCGCGCCGTGCGCCTGATGGGCCAGGACTTCGTGCTTTTCCGTGACGAGAACGGCCAGCTCGGCATGCTCGACCGCGACTGCCCGCACCGCGGCGCCGACCTGGCGTACGGCCGGCTCGAGGGCGGCGGCCTGCGCTGCCCCTTCCACGGTTGGCTGTTCGACGTCAAGGGCACCTGCCTGGAGACGCCGGCCGAGCCCGTGACCAGCAAGCTGTGCTCGCGCATCCGCCAGAGCGCCTATCCCGTGGTCGAGCGCAGCGGCATCATCTTTGCCTATATCGGCCAGGGCGAGCCGCCGGCCTTTCCCGAATTCGACTGCTTCGTCGCGCCCGGCACGCATACTTTCGCCTTCAAGGGGCTGTTCGAGTGCAACTGGCTGCAGGCTCTGGAAGTCGGCATCGACCCCGCGCATGCCTCCTACCTGCACCGCTTCTTCGAGGACGAGGACACGTCCGACAGCTACGGCAAGCAGTTCCGCGGCGCCTCGGCCGACTCGCAGATGCCGATCACCCAGGTGCTGCGCGAATACGACCGTCCGACCATCGAGGTGCAGCCCGTCGATTTCGGCCTGCGCCTGACCGCGCTGCGCGAGCTCGACGACACGCAGACCCATGTGCGCGTGACGAACGTGGTGTTCCCGCAGGCCTTCGTCATTCCAATGAGCGCCGAGATGACGATCTCGCAGTGGCATGTGCCCGTCGATGACGAGAACTGCTACTGGTACGCGATCTTCACCAGCTTCACCGGCCCCGTGGACAAGCAGCAGATGCGCGACCAGCGCCTGGAGCTCTACGAGCTGCCCGACTACACCTCGCGCAAGAACAGGCGCAACAACTACGGCTACAGTGTCAGCGAGCAGCACTCGCAGACCTACACCGGCATGGGCATGGACATCAACGTGCACGACCAGTGGGCGATCGAGTCGCAGGGCCGGATCCAGGACCGCACGCGCGAGCACCTGGGCACGACCGACAAGGGCATCGTCGCGTTCCGCCGCATGCTGGTCAAAGCCATAGAGAACACGCTGGCCGGCACGGGCGAGATCCCGCTGCAGATCGACGCCGAGCAGGCACGCGCCTTCAGCGGCCCGCCCTCGATCGACGGCATCAGCGCCACGAGCGCGGCGGCCCGCTACTGCGAGGATGCCGACCTGAAGCGCCGCCAGGGCTCGGACTGGGCCAGCGCACGTCTGAAAACCAACTAA
- a CDS encoding branched-chain amino acid ABC transporter permease, with the protein MGIVLFDGVAYGMLLFLIAVGLSITLGLMNFVNLAHGAFAMAGGYAAAVAMNRYGWSFFPALALSFVVAALVGGLLELLLYRRLYRSHPLDQVLLSIGLVFVSIASFTYFFGPSMQPFTLPPLLTGQVALAGMEVGRYRLFLVVCGVVVLGGLLLLLNKTRFGAMVRAAVDNQRVARGTGIPVQRLFFATFVLGCGLAGLGGALSLGMLGLEPTFPLKYLVLFLIVVCVGGAGTVVGPFVAALVVGVVDVAGKYYLPEAGAFLIYVFMVVTLLLRPHGLIPRKGL; encoded by the coding sequence ATGGGCATCGTGCTATTTGACGGCGTGGCCTACGGCATGCTGTTGTTCCTCATCGCCGTGGGTCTGTCGATCACCCTGGGCCTGATGAATTTCGTGAACCTCGCGCACGGCGCGTTCGCCATGGCCGGCGGCTATGCGGCGGCCGTGGCGATGAACCGCTACGGCTGGAGCTTCTTTCCGGCGCTGGCGCTGAGCTTCGTCGTCGCGGCGCTGGTCGGCGGGCTGCTCGAGCTGCTGCTCTACCGGCGGCTGTACCGCTCGCATCCGCTCGACCAGGTGCTGCTGTCGATCGGGCTGGTGTTCGTGTCCATCGCTTCCTTCACCTACTTCTTCGGCCCGTCGATGCAGCCCTTCACGCTGCCGCCGCTGCTGACCGGGCAGGTGGCGCTGGCCGGCATGGAGGTCGGCCGCTACCGGCTGTTCCTCGTCGTCTGCGGCGTGGTGGTGCTGGGCGGCCTGCTGCTGCTGCTCAACAAGACGCGCTTCGGCGCCATGGTGCGCGCCGCGGTGGACAACCAGCGCGTGGCGCGCGGCACGGGCATCCCGGTGCAGCGGCTGTTCTTCGCCACCTTCGTGCTCGGCTGCGGCCTGGCCGGGCTGGGCGGCGCGCTGAGCCTGGGCATGCTCGGGCTCGAGCCGACCTTTCCGCTCAAGTACCTGGTGCTGTTCCTGATCGTGGTCTGCGTCGGCGGCGCGGGCACGGTGGTCGGGCCGTTCGTCGCGGCCCTGGTGGTGGGAGTGGTCGACGTGGCGGGCAAGTACTACCTGCCCGAAGCCGGCGCCTTCCTGATCTACGTCTTCATGGTCGTGACGCTGCTGCTGCGCCCGCATGGCCTGATTCCGCGCAAGGGCCTCTGA
- a CDS encoding GntR family transcriptional regulator, which yields MESQQARVLIQLRDLILKGVFGPGERLAEIPLAERLQTSRTPVRLALATLEHEGLIEPSASGGYQMRGYTAKEVVDAIRSRGVLEGFAARTLAEQGASRSLLRALKDCLDEGDRAVQKVVMDLDDYALYVDMNARLHNLILEGCGNASVLRLMEGINSLPFAAPSAMLPMQSSIAEGTQWMQLAHHQHHNLVQAIERGQGTRAQALGEEHVEIACRNLEYAVDRPEQAAKVMPAIRLVTDTSRRLG from the coding sequence ATCGAATCCCAGCAAGCCCGCGTGCTGATCCAGTTGCGGGACCTGATCCTCAAGGGCGTCTTCGGCCCTGGAGAGCGCCTGGCGGAGATCCCGCTGGCCGAGCGCCTGCAGACCTCGCGCACGCCGGTGCGCCTGGCGTTGGCCACGCTCGAGCATGAAGGCCTGATCGAGCCCAGCGCCTCGGGCGGCTACCAGATGCGCGGCTATACCGCCAAGGAAGTGGTCGATGCGATCCGTTCGCGCGGCGTGCTCGAGGGCTTCGCCGCGCGCACGCTGGCCGAGCAGGGCGCGTCGCGCTCGCTGCTGCGCGCGCTCAAGGACTGCCTCGACGAAGGCGACCGCGCGGTGCAGAAGGTGGTGATGGATCTGGACGACTACGCGCTCTATGTGGACATGAACGCGCGCCTGCACAACCTGATCCTCGAAGGCTGCGGCAATGCCTCGGTGCTGCGGCTGATGGAGGGCATCAACTCCCTGCCCTTTGCCGCGCCCAGCGCCATGCTGCCGATGCAGTCGTCCATTGCCGAAGGCACGCAGTGGATGCAGCTGGCGCACCACCAGCACCACAACCTGGTGCAGGCCATCGAGCGCGGCCAGGGCACGCGTGCCCAGGCGCTGGGCGAGGAGCATGTGGAGATCGCCTGCCGCAATCTCGAATACGCGGTGGACCGGCCCGAACAGGCGGCCAAGGTCATGCCGGCGATCCGCCTGGTCACGGACACCAGCCGCAGGCTCGGCTGA
- a CDS encoding membrane-bound PQQ-dependent dehydrogenase, glucose/quinate/shikimate family codes for MHALSLLLLVLMGLALALGGGYLLYLGGSPFYLFSGLVMLAVAAGLWRRRRWALWLYAAWLLALLVWSLWEVGLHWWPLATRLGIPVLIGLLLALPAVRRNPQGTEGGGHFGPAWPVLGTALLSAAVALSGIPRPLHEIEGTLAMDIVTADARLGDGALPEGEWTAYGRTQHGQRYSPLKQITPANVHQLEVAWQIRTGDMRGPKDIGETTYQATPLKVHGLLYLCTPHSWAMALDADTGKERWRFDPQSGLESKRQHQTCRGVAYHGSAAAPAAATTAAGAGVQAASLCANRIFLPTADAKLYALDAATGKPCADFGKGGALDLTHNMPFKQPGFYYSTSPPVVAGDRVIVSGAVNDNYDVRSPSGVIRAYDVRSGKLLWNWDSGNPEATAPFDPDDPAQTYTASSPNSWSVGSADTQLGLAYFPMGNRTPDQLGMYRNAEEEKYSSSVVALDLATGRARWVRQFVHHDLWDMDAPAQPVLLDLDLPQGRTPAIVVPTKQGDIYVLDRRDGSPLHAVGERPAPQGTDIPGQRVAPMQPFSALSFEPSPLRESDMWGASLVDQMLCRIAFRQLRYEGRYTPPSMQGSLIYPGNFGVFNWGSVAVDPQRQVMFGMPTYLAFVSTLMPKARIAPGQQSNVGEQGLNEIEGAGYGVRMHPFLSPIGVPCQVPPWGTVAAADLRSGKIAYQRRNGTIRDLSPLPLPIRIGVPGIGGPLITAGGVAFLGAAVDNNFRAYDLASGKVLWDVRIPAGGQATPMSYLNSRGEQMVVLVAGGHGSVGTKAGDYVIAYQLKR; via the coding sequence ATGCATGCCTTGAGCCTTCTCCTTCTTGTCCTGATGGGCCTGGCGTTGGCGCTGGGCGGCGGGTACCTGCTGTACCTGGGCGGCAGCCCGTTCTATCTTTTCAGCGGCCTGGTCATGCTGGCCGTGGCCGCGGGGCTGTGGCGGCGCAGGCGCTGGGCCCTCTGGCTGTATGCCGCCTGGCTGCTGGCGCTGCTGGTCTGGTCGCTGTGGGAAGTGGGGCTGCACTGGTGGCCGCTGGCCACCCGGCTGGGCATTCCGGTGCTCATCGGCCTGCTGCTGGCGCTGCCGGCCGTGCGGCGCAATCCCCAAGGCACCGAGGGCGGGGGCCACTTTGGTCCGGCCTGGCCGGTGCTGGGCACGGCGCTGCTGTCGGCCGCGGTGGCGCTGTCCGGCATTCCACGCCCGCTGCATGAGATCGAAGGCACGCTGGCGATGGACATCGTCACTGCCGATGCCAGGCTGGGCGATGGCGCACTGCCCGAAGGCGAGTGGACGGCCTATGGCCGCACCCAGCATGGCCAGCGCTACTCGCCGCTCAAGCAGATCACTCCCGCAAACGTTCATCAGCTCGAGGTGGCTTGGCAGATCCGCACCGGCGACATGCGCGGGCCCAAAGACATCGGCGAGACCACCTACCAGGCCACGCCGCTCAAGGTGCATGGCCTGCTGTACCTGTGCACGCCGCACAGCTGGGCCATGGCGCTCGATGCCGATACCGGCAAGGAGCGCTGGCGCTTCGACCCCCAGTCCGGCCTCGAGTCCAAACGCCAGCACCAGACCTGCCGTGGCGTGGCCTACCACGGCAGTGCTGCAGCGCCCGCTGCCGCAACCACGGCCGCAGGCGCCGGGGTGCAGGCCGCAAGCCTGTGCGCCAACCGCATCTTCCTGCCCACGGCCGATGCCAAGCTCTATGCGCTCGATGCCGCCACCGGCAAGCCCTGCGCCGATTTCGGCAAGGGCGGGGCGCTGGACCTGACGCACAATATGCCGTTCAAGCAGCCCGGCTTCTACTACTCGACCTCGCCCCCGGTGGTGGCCGGCGACCGGGTCATCGTTTCCGGCGCGGTCAACGACAACTATGACGTGCGCTCCCCCTCGGGCGTCATCCGCGCGTACGACGTGCGCAGCGGCAAGCTGCTGTGGAACTGGGACTCGGGCAACCCCGAGGCCACCGCGCCCTTCGACCCGGACGATCCCGCGCAGACCTACACCGCCTCCTCGCCCAACAGCTGGTCGGTGGGCAGCGCCGACACGCAGCTGGGCCTGGCGTATTTCCCCATGGGCAACCGCACGCCGGACCAGCTGGGCATGTACCGCAATGCCGAGGAGGAGAAGTACTCGTCCTCGGTGGTGGCGCTGGACCTTGCCACGGGCCGGGCGCGCTGGGTGCGGCAGTTCGTGCACCACGACCTCTGGGACATGGACGCGCCGGCCCAGCCGGTGCTGCTGGACCTCGACCTGCCGCAGGGCCGCACGCCGGCCATCGTGGTGCCGACCAAGCAGGGCGATATCTATGTGCTGGACCGGCGCGACGGCAGCCCGCTGCATGCGGTCGGCGAACGCCCCGCGCCGCAGGGCACCGATATCCCGGGCCAGCGCGTGGCTCCGATGCAGCCCTTCTCGGCATTGAGCTTCGAGCCGTCGCCGCTGCGCGAATCCGACATGTGGGGCGCCAGCCTGGTCGACCAGATGCTGTGCCGCATCGCGTTCCGGCAGCTGCGCTACGAAGGCCGCTACACCCCGCCGTCGATGCAGGGTTCCCTGATCTATCCGGGCAACTTCGGCGTCTTCAACTGGGGCAGCGTCGCGGTCGATCCGCAGCGCCAGGTCATGTTCGGCATGCCGACCTACCTGGCCTTCGTCTCGACCCTGATGCCCAAGGCGCGCATTGCTCCCGGCCAGCAGTCCAATGTCGGCGAGCAGGGCCTGAACGAGATCGAGGGCGCCGGCTATGGCGTCAGGATGCACCCCTTCCTCTCGCCCATCGGCGTGCCCTGCCAGGTCCCGCCCTGGGGCACGGTGGCGGCGGCGGACCTGCGCAGCGGCAAGATCGCCTACCAGCGGCGCAACGGCACCATCCGCGACCTTTCGCCGCTGCCCCTGCCGATCCGCATCGGCGTGCCCGGCATTGGCGGGCCGCTGATCACGGCGGGCGGCGTGGCTTTTCTCGGCGCTGCGGTGGACAACAACTTCCGCGCCTACGACCTGGCCAGCGGCAAGGTGCTCTGGGATGTGCGCATCCCGGCCGGTGGGCAGGCCACGCCCATGAGCTACCTGAACAGCCGGGGCGAGCAGATGGTCGTGCTGGTGGCCGGCGGCCATGGCTCGGTGGGCACCAAGGCCGGGGACTATGTCATCGCGTACCAGCTGAAGCGGTGA
- a CDS encoding branched-chain amino acid ABC transporter permease yields the protein MHPISLSPRRLPLAEAAFWLLLASGYFLLPEHLTLLSQILIMGLFAVSLDMALGYAGILTVGHAAFFGMGAYAAGLWAKHAWAEPFSGLLLALLVCAALGYLLSYLVVRGADLTRLMITIGVCMLLSELANRLVHITGGTDGLQGIAMAPVFGLFEFDLYGKTGFVYTFAMVLLVFCVARRILRSPFGLALRGIHDSSKRMQAIGSPVAARLRMAYCFSAAIAGLAGALMAQSTQFVGIESLGINRSAEILIILVLGGAGRLYGGLLGAIVYMVVHDWFADLNPEYWMFWIGCFLIAVVMLGGGGLMGLLARLVKVEKAR from the coding sequence ATGCATCCCATCTCCCTTTCCCCGCGCCGGCTGCCACTGGCCGAAGCCGCGTTCTGGCTGCTGCTGGCCAGCGGCTATTTCCTGCTGCCCGAGCATCTGACGCTGCTGAGCCAGATCCTGATCATGGGGCTGTTCGCGGTGTCGCTCGACATGGCGCTGGGCTACGCCGGCATCCTCACCGTGGGCCATGCGGCCTTCTTCGGCATGGGGGCCTACGCGGCCGGCCTCTGGGCCAAGCATGCCTGGGCCGAGCCGTTCTCGGGCCTGCTGCTGGCGCTGCTGGTGTGCGCCGCGCTCGGCTACCTGCTGAGCTATCTGGTGGTGCGCGGCGCCGATCTCACGCGGCTGATGATCACCATCGGCGTGTGCATGCTGCTGAGCGAGCTGGCCAACCGACTGGTCCACATCACCGGCGGTACCGACGGCCTGCAGGGCATCGCGATGGCGCCGGTGTTCGGACTGTTCGAGTTCGATCTGTATGGCAAGACCGGCTTCGTCTATACCTTCGCGATGGTGCTGCTGGTGTTCTGCGTGGCGCGGCGCATCCTGCGCTCGCCCTTCGGGCTGGCGCTGCGCGGCATCCACGACAGCAGCAAGCGGATGCAGGCGATCGGCTCGCCGGTGGCGGCGCGGCTGCGCATGGCCTACTGCTTCTCGGCGGCGATCGCCGGGCTGGCGGGCGCGCTGATGGCGCAGTCCACGCAGTTCGTCGGCATCGAGTCGCTGGGCATCAACCGCTCGGCGGAGATCCTCATCATCCTGGTGCTGGGCGGCGCGGGCCGGCTCTATGGCGGGCTGCTGGGGGCGATCGTCTACATGGTGGTGCACGACTGGTTTGCCGACCTGAATCCCGAGTACTGGATGTTCTGGATCGGC